A part of Spirochaetota bacterium genomic DNA contains:
- the pstC gene encoding phosphate ABC transporter permease subunit PstC: protein MIKNSLSDTITNNITYLSALCFVFFVVALISSLVWNSSESIKKFGFSFLTKSTWNTKFLELSKVHLNQDNSLILSFSVPLKDQNFTDLITLQYNDQLLNFSYINTNMTLIVKTPDLINDGIYKITISSNLIDRNNNKLNQNIEWSGNIVIKKKQILSSQIIDITTQKIKTLISDENYRNFTILPFIIGTVLSSLIALFIAFPVAIAIALLLTEYTSLNSPFLKLFSILIDLLAGIPSIIYGLWGLFFLVPRFGANLFTASLVLSIMIMPYAASLSREAFSLVPTKLKQAGLGLGASKYKVITKIILPHARSGIIAGILLTLGRALGETLAVTMVIGNRNQIPTSIFDPTQTIASLIANEYGESSGLKQSSLIQAGLILIIITLLFSLLGKIIIRYTNQNKNQ from the coding sequence ATGATAAAAAATTCTTTAAGTGATACAATCACAAATAATATCACTTATTTAAGTGCTTTATGTTTTGTCTTTTTTGTTGTTGCACTTATTTCATCTTTAGTATGGAATAGTTCTGAATCTATAAAGAAATTTGGATTTTCTTTTTTAACTAAATCTACATGGAATACTAAATTCCTAGAATTATCAAAAGTTCATCTTAATCAAGATAATTCTTTAATTCTTAGTTTTTCTGTGCCTTTAAAAGATCAAAATTTCACAGATCTTATTACTTTACAATATAATGATCAACTTTTAAATTTTTCTTATATTAATACTAACATGACTTTAATTGTAAAAACTCCTGATTTAATTAATGATGGTATCTATAAAATAACTATTTCTTCTAATCTTATAGATAGAAATAATAATAAATTAAATCAAAATATTGAATGGAGTGGTAATATTGTTATTAAAAAAAAACAAATTTTATCTTCTCAAATTATCGATATAACCACACAAAAAATTAAAACTCTTATTTCAGATGAAAATTATCGTAACTTTACTATTTTACCATTTATTATTGGAACAGTACTAAGTTCTCTCATAGCTCTATTTATTGCATTTCCTGTAGCTATAGCAATAGCATTATTACTCACAGAATATACCTCTCTAAATTCACCTTTTTTAAAATTATTCTCCATATTAATTGATTTATTAGCAGGTATTCCATCTATTATTTATGGATTATGGGGATTATTCTTTTTAGTACCTAGATTTGGGGCTAATTTATTTACAGCATCTCTTGTTTTATCTATTATGATAATGCCTTATGCTGCATCTCTTTCGAGAGAAGCTTTTTCTCTTGTTCCTACAAAATTAAAACAAGCTGGATTAGGATTAGGTGCAAGTAAATATAAAGTTATTACAAAAATAATCTTACCTCATGCTCGTTCTGGAATTATAGCTGGAATTCTTCTTACATTAGGAAGAGCTTTAGGAGAAACTCTAGCTGTAACTATGGTTATTGGTAATAGAAATCAAATTCCAACTAGTATTTTCGATCCAACACAAACAATTGCTAGTTTAATTGCTAATGAATATGGTGAATCTAGTGGGTTAAAGCAAAGTTCTCTTATTCAAGCTGGTCTTATTTTAATTATTATTACGTTACTATTTTCTTTATTAGGTAAAATTATCATTAGATATACAAACCAAAACAAGAATCAATAA
- the pstS gene encoding phosphate ABC transporter substrate-binding protein PstS, translated as MKKFSYFLFLSLFLSSCGSNNKITLQGTGATFPAPIYNQLFAQYTKEKNIPVIYQAVGSGAGIQNIVSGIVDFGATDAFLSDEEITKYTNTLLHIPAVLAAVNFTYHLPGFNESNPLSLDAETIYQIYSGEITTWNHPTIQKLNPEAQLPNTSITPVYRSDSSGTTSIMSEFMAKASQNWANTFGTGKTINWIAGIGQKGNSSVMGFTKENEGAIAYVDLVYAKQNNFPVAKIKNKAGNFVLGDIENASEAATNVSIPIDTRVSLTDANGMNSAPMTTFSYLLVRKEQNYNNRTLLQAQELVKLLQWMYRPEVQQKHAALYFSPIPTYVLELGQNIINQITYDGISVVETL; from the coding sequence ATGAAAAAATTTTCATATTTTTTATTTTTAAGCTTATTTTTAAGCTCATGTGGATCAAATAATAAAATTACACTCCAAGGTACAGGAGCAACATTTCCCGCACCTATTTACAATCAACTTTTCGCTCAATATACAAAAGAAAAAAATATTCCTGTAATTTATCAAGCTGTAGGTTCCGGAGCTGGAATACAAAATATTGTTTCTGGAATTGTTGATTTTGGAGCAACTGATGCTTTTCTATCTGATGAAGAAATAACTAAGTACACCAATACTCTTTTACATATTCCAGCTGTACTGGCTGCAGTCAATTTCACATATCATCTTCCTGGATTTAATGAATCTAATCCTCTTTCTTTAGATGCAGAAACTATTTATCAAATTTATTCTGGAGAAATCACAACTTGGAATCACCCTACTATTCAAAAATTAAACCCTGAAGCTCAATTACCAAATACCAGTATAACTCCTGTATATAGATCTGATAGTAGTGGAACAACTTCTATTATGTCTGAGTTTATGGCTAAGGCTAGTCAAAATTGGGCTAATACTTTTGGTACAGGTAAAACAATCAATTGGATTGCTGGTATTGGTCAGAAAGGAAATTCATCAGTAATGGGATTCACAAAAGAAAATGAAGGTGCTATTGCTTATGTTGATCTTGTATATGCAAAACAAAATAATTTCCCTGTAGCTAAAATCAAAAATAAAGCTGGAAATTTTGTACTTGGCGATATTGAAAATGCTTCAGAAGCAGCTACTAATGTATCTATTCCTATAGATACTAGAGTATCATTAACCGATGCAAATGGTATGAATTCTGCACCTATGACTACTTTTTCTTATTTATTAGTACGAAAAGAACAAAATTATAACAATCGTACTCTTTTACAAGCGCAAGAACTCGTAAAACTATTACAATGGATGTACAGACCTGAAGTTCAACAAAAACATGCTGCTTTATATTTTTCCCCTATTCCTACTTATGTATTAGAATTAGGACAAAATATAATTAATCAAATTACCTATGATGGGATTTCCGTCGTAGAAACATTGTAA
- the pstA gene encoding phosphate ABC transporter permease PstA gives MISPKKVHQQALLFKLFIYFLSSCALIPLFLIIFFIVAQGFTYISPLFFITDSPAPMADTEFFELSRSTISSAIGGIRNSFIGMIIIVGLASIIAIPFGILVAIYISENKNSLLSKLTLICVDSLQGIPSIIFGIIANIWIVMTFKAYSAISGSFALMIMMLPIIIKSSYETLLLIPVALKESALALGVPYSRVLLKIILPAAAGGISSGVVLGISRVLGETAPLLFTAFGNPYFSTNIFGPMETIAMQIYKNSTSPNANLIANAWGASLALAIIVLILNLIIKPFIDKIKIKF, from the coding sequence ATGATATCACCAAAAAAAGTTCATCAACAAGCACTATTATTTAAACTATTTATTTATTTTTTATCATCTTGTGCTTTAATACCACTTTTCTTAATTATATTTTTTATTGTTGCACAAGGATTTACTTATATTAGTCCTTTATTTTTTATTACAGATTCTCCAGCACCTATGGCTGATACTGAATTTTTTGAACTTTCTAGATCAACTATTAGTTCTGCTATCGGTGGTATAAGAAATTCTTTTATAGGAATGATTATAATTGTAGGACTTGCCTCAATAATCGCAATACCTTTTGGTATATTAGTTGCCATATACATTTCTGAAAATAAAAACTCTCTACTTAGTAAACTGACTCTTATTTGTGTAGATTCTTTACAAGGAATTCCTTCGATTATTTTTGGAATTATTGCAAATATTTGGATTGTTATGACTTTCAAAGCATATAGTGCAATATCAGGAAGTTTTGCATTAATGATTATGATGCTTCCTATTATTATTAAAAGTTCCTATGAAACATTATTATTAATCCCAGTAGCCCTTAAAGAATCTGCTTTAGCCTTAGGTGTGCCTTATAGTAGAGTTCTTTTAAAAATTATTCTACCTGCTGCTGCAGGTGGAATTTCATCAGGAGTTGTACTCGGTATTTCAAGAGTATTAGGTGAAACAGCCCCTTTGTTATTCACAGCATTTGGTAATCCTTATTTTTCAACTAATATTTTTGGACCTATGGAAACTATTGCTATGCAAATTTATAAAAATTCTACATCGCCTAACGCAAATCTTATAGCTAATGCTTGGGGAGCATCTCTTGCTTTAGCTATTATTGTTTTAATATTAAATTTAATTATAAAACCTTTTATTGATAAAATAAAAATAAAATTTTAA
- a CDS encoding substrate-binding domain-containing protein, translating to MFEKYLNSYLVVILCIIITNCSTPQRPVKIYKATITGIGSSFSLPLSSLLFKKFTKESNINISYTTENSYTGIDAIINQEVDFALSIASLTDQQVKENPDILHIPIAAASINFAYNIPGKGFSIFDDPVYLTPELLVQILNKEIIKWNDPKIIALNTKFSTDKTRVFPDLSITFIQRSTNSADTALFTKFLTKATPTWKQGNINKFKMIGNTLERLTSLEMMQLLSQTPGALTYTTMIYGTQNNIPLIRINNYLGTYGRGCNFRTLESMKVAETNNDNRVDLTYPHKGKEAAVATGFVYIIVKKEQNYNNRTKEQAQVTVNFINWLLSPSAQKELEPIFFATLTPKFRNAAKKKLTELTYNKEPLIAETILKK from the coding sequence ATGTTTGAAAAATATTTAAATAGTTATTTAGTTGTAATATTATGTATTATTATAACTAATTGTAGTACTCCTCAGAGACCTGTTAAAATCTACAAAGCAACTATAACAGGCATAGGATCTAGCTTTAGCTTACCTCTATCTTCATTGTTATTTAAAAAATTCACAAAAGAATCTAATATTAATATCTCCTATACTACTGAAAATTCTTATACAGGTATTGATGCTATAATCAATCAAGAAGTAGATTTTGCACTCAGTATAGCTTCATTAACAGATCAACAAGTAAAAGAAAATCCAGATATTTTACATATACCTATCGCTGCTGCGAGTATTAATTTTGCTTATAATATTCCTGGAAAAGGATTTTCTATATTTGATGATCCTGTGTATTTAACTCCAGAATTATTAGTTCAAATACTAAACAAAGAAATAATCAAATGGAATGATCCTAAGATTATTGCTCTAAACACAAAATTTTCCACAGATAAAACTCGTGTGTTTCCAGATCTTTCTATTACTTTTATCCAGCGTTCTACCAATTCTGCTGATACAGCACTATTTACAAAATTTTTAACAAAAGCAACTCCAACTTGGAAACAAGGCAATATTAATAAATTTAAAATGATTGGTAATACATTGGAGCGTTTAACATCATTAGAGATGATGCAACTTCTTTCTCAAACTCCAGGAGCATTAACTTATACAACGATGATATATGGGACTCAAAACAACATACCTTTAATACGAATTAACAATTATCTAGGAACCTATGGACGAGGATGTAATTTTAGAACTTTAGAATCTATGAAAGTTGCAGAAACAAATAATGATAATAGAGTAGACTTAACTTACCCTCATAAAGGAAAAGAAGCTGCTGTTGCTACAGGATTTGTATATATTATTGTAAAAAAAGAACAAAATTATAATAATAGAACAAAAGAACAAGCTCAAGTAACAGTTAATTTCATTAATTGGTTACTATCTCCAAGTGCACAAAAAGAATTAGAACCTATTTTCTTCGCAACATTGACACCTAAATTTCGTAATGCAGCTAAGAAAAAATTAACAGAACTTACTTATAATAAAGAACCATTAATCGCAGAAACAATATTAAAGAAATAA